Proteins encoded within one genomic window of Kibdelosporangium phytohabitans:
- a CDS encoding copper resistance D family protein, translated as MSSARATATTRPALVGALVAAAIVGVLIGLAITATSVPTGLAEPDAVVRFGIPLVRVILDMAAVVTVGLSLLPLLIGFDRPKLAEAVLAGTRRVTVASALTWATAALVALVLQTAELRLSQSVTLDAVWEYVRTVGAGKALVAVFLFAMLCAGLAAWTVRKGESIPAELRAAAALFTLLPLPVTGHAADWSWQDVTMVSMELHVLAAVAWTGGLGATVVLLAANRTLLAHALPRFSNLATICIAVSVVTGLFNGFAELALTPGGSVWRDLVTTGYGVLVVLKVACVSALAFLGANIRWRLLPRILRHKRTALVGWASAELAIMGLAFGFAVVLTRAPVL; from the coding sequence ATGTCCTCGGCTCGGGCCACCGCGACGACTCGGCCTGCTCTGGTCGGCGCACTGGTCGCGGCGGCGATCGTGGGTGTCCTCATCGGACTCGCGATCACCGCGACCAGTGTGCCCACCGGGCTGGCCGAGCCGGACGCGGTGGTCCGGTTCGGCATCCCGCTCGTCCGCGTGATCCTCGACATGGCCGCCGTGGTCACGGTCGGGCTTTCGTTGCTGCCCTTGCTGATCGGCTTCGACCGGCCCAAGCTCGCCGAGGCCGTGCTGGCCGGCACGCGGCGGGTGACTGTCGCAAGTGCACTGACGTGGGCCACCGCGGCCCTCGTCGCGCTCGTCCTGCAGACCGCCGAGCTGCGACTGTCCCAATCGGTCACCCTCGACGCGGTGTGGGAGTACGTCCGCACTGTCGGCGCGGGCAAGGCGCTCGTCGCCGTGTTCCTCTTCGCCATGTTGTGCGCCGGTCTCGCGGCGTGGACTGTCCGCAAAGGTGAGTCCATCCCCGCCGAGCTGCGGGCCGCCGCCGCCTTGTTCACGCTGCTGCCGTTGCCGGTGACCGGCCACGCCGCGGACTGGTCGTGGCAGGACGTCACGATGGTCTCGATGGAACTGCACGTGCTCGCCGCGGTCGCGTGGACCGGTGGGCTCGGTGCGACGGTCGTGTTGCTCGCCGCCAACCGGACGCTGCTGGCGCACGCGTTGCCGCGCTTCTCCAACCTCGCCACGATCTGCATCGCGGTGTCTGTCGTGACCGGACTGTTCAACGGGTTCGCCGAACTGGCGCTCACGCCCGGTGGCTCGGTGTGGCGTGACCTGGTCACGACCGGTTACGGCGTGCTGGTGGTGCTCAAGGTCGCGTGCGTCTCGGCACTGGCTTTCCTCGGGGCCAACATCCGCTGGCGCCTCCTGCCGCGGATTCTGCGTCACAAACGGACAGCGCTGGTCGGCTGGGCCTCCGCCGAACTGGCGATCATGGGCCTGGCCTTC
- a CDS encoding copper resistance CopC family protein — protein sequence MRRFAAAAVLACLAFVGLATPALAHNSLVESNPRDKASVEVSPDSITLTFDQPVQPGDGINTISVLDPQNNHWEAAPPQVDSSTVSAPLRPLGPSGEYKIAWRILSADGHPVQGQLSFTLSKAGNGTPLPADELAKFKNGAGAAQSDTSEDSGGVPTWVWIVGAVLVLGVGIVFALRMGGKDEEA from the coding sequence ATGAGGCGATTCGCAGCCGCCGCCGTGCTGGCCTGCCTGGCGTTCGTCGGGCTGGCCACCCCGGCTCTGGCACACAACTCGCTGGTCGAGTCGAATCCCAGGGACAAGGCGTCGGTGGAGGTGAGTCCGGACTCCATCACGCTCACGTTCGACCAGCCGGTCCAGCCCGGCGACGGGATCAACACGATCTCCGTGCTCGACCCGCAGAACAACCACTGGGAAGCCGCGCCGCCGCAGGTGGACAGCTCCACGGTGAGCGCGCCGCTGCGGCCGCTCGGCCCGAGCGGTGAGTACAAGATCGCCTGGCGGATCCTGTCCGCGGACGGGCACCCCGTCCAGGGCCAGCTGTCGTTCACGTTGAGCAAGGCGGGCAACGGCACCCCGCTCCCGGCGGACGAGCTGGCCAAGTTCAAGAACGGCGCGGGCGCGGCGCAGTCCGACACGAGCGAGGACAGCGGCGGCGTCCCCACCTGGGTGTGGATCGTCGGCGCGGTGCTCGTGCTCGGTGTCGGGATCGTGTTCGCGCTGCGGATGGGCGGCAAGGACGAAGAGGCCTGA
- a CDS encoding YcnI family protein, whose translation MSTNRYLARGFAVVIAAGAVVLAGGGTAGAHVTANVSEPAKKGGYSKITFRVPNEDNTQGTVKLTLQFPKDTPVTSARPRPLPGWTTEVTKVTLDKPVKSAKGAEIKEAIGTITWTAQPGTRINPGEFQEFDISAGPLPDADQLVIPAIQTYDGAKGEVKWDAPPAGGAEPEHPAPVVKLAAAGAGEDAHGGAGTSADVKPATDSHTEAAAAGTDNTARWLGGIGLVVGALGLGLGIGATLRAKKVTARGGDQA comes from the coding sequence ATGTCTACGAACCGATACCTGGCGCGCGGATTCGCGGTCGTGATCGCCGCGGGCGCCGTCGTCCTCGCCGGTGGCGGCACCGCCGGCGCACACGTCACAGCGAACGTCTCCGAGCCGGCCAAGAAGGGCGGCTACTCGAAGATCACCTTCCGGGTGCCCAACGAGGACAACACGCAGGGCACGGTCAAGCTGACCCTGCAGTTCCCCAAGGACACCCCGGTGACCAGCGCCCGGCCGAGGCCGCTGCCCGGCTGGACCACCGAGGTCACCAAGGTGACGCTGGACAAGCCGGTCAAGAGCGCCAAGGGCGCCGAGATCAAGGAAGCCATCGGCACGATCACGTGGACCGCCCAGCCGGGCACCCGGATCAACCCGGGCGAGTTCCAGGAGTTCGACATCTCGGCGGGCCCGCTGCCCGACGCCGACCAGCTGGTCATCCCGGCGATCCAGACCTACGACGGCGCCAAGGGCGAGGTCAAGTGGGACGCCCCGCCTGCCGGCGGTGCCGAGCCGGAACACCCGGCCCCGGTCGTGAAGCTGGCCGCCGCCGGTGCCGGTGAGGACGCGCACGGCGGCGCGGGCACGTCCGCCGACGTCAAACCCGCCACGGACTCGCACACCGAAGCCGCCGCGGCCGGCACGGACAACACCGCCCGGTGGCTCGGTGGCATCGGCCTGGTCGTCGGTGCGCTCGGTCTCGGCCTCGGGATCGGTGCCACGCTCCGCGCGAAGAAGGTGACCGCTCGCGGGGGCGATCAGGCATGA
- a CDS encoding DUF6474 family protein: MSATKRTPRINPRNAKNAVAVAKVIGPAVAPVLLPFAAKAAATLRSLKDNRRAHKLGIPVDDLAKFSGKGGALHARIAGLAEVLQELKDRGKDTEFVAETSDTLAKLTSAVRAAERMPTAKRRAVHKAVATELDHLEQRLLHKLGI; the protein is encoded by the coding sequence ATGAGCGCGACGAAGCGAACGCCACGGATCAATCCGCGCAACGCGAAAAACGCCGTCGCCGTCGCCAAGGTGATCGGCCCCGCGGTCGCGCCGGTCCTGCTGCCGTTCGCCGCGAAGGCAGCGGCGACTCTGCGCAGTCTCAAGGACAACCGCCGGGCGCACAAGTTGGGCATCCCGGTCGACGACCTGGCCAAGTTCTCCGGCAAGGGCGGTGCGCTGCACGCGCGGATCGCCGGGCTGGCCGAGGTCCTGCAGGAGCTGAAGGACCGGGGCAAGGACACCGAGTTCGTGGCCGAGACGTCGGACACGCTGGCCAAACTGACCTCGGCGGTGCGGGCCGCCGAGCGGATGCCGACCGCCAAGCGCAGGGCCGTGCACAAGGCGGTCGCGACCGAGCTTGACCACCTGGAGCAGCGGCTGCTGCACAAGCTGGGTATCTGA
- a CDS encoding TM0106 family RecB-like putative nuclease, with protein sequence MTDSVLLDAGVVNRCRRRVHLEHDPGMRDVPRAAPDPTGQQRKADATAHRRAVADRVARLVGPDWMEIPAGPDLRGTDREQATQAMLTAGARFIWAAQLPRDPLGGRRGSIDLLVKSDKGYVPVLVVRHKVTDPGQGARTSPLGEPMPNGSRVDPLRKIRPQPRDQMRLAHAWRMLQASGHAAAGRAIGGVIGLDADVVAWHDLEAPTWPGGRTALSEYDNRFSDRLAVAAAAANGNQPLARPSRILECRSCPWWPVCEVTLLDKRDVSLVARGEDAVTLRAMGVMTVDDLAKVPVGTDLQLVGLPSDDAIALAKAWLKDLTMVRRVPEVVVPRADVEVDVDMESFGDAGAYMWGVLLSGVDVGERQGYRAFVTWDPLPTRDEGRSFAEFWEWLMGVRLRARARGLTFRAYCYNELAENRWLLASARRFKGMPGIPTEAQVQDFIDSDGWFDLFRSVQEQFLCAQGKGLKIIAPAAGFSWRDPEASGENSMRWYRDAVGMDGAEPQPDQRTRLIEYNEDDVTATMTLRNWMSAPEVHDIPFVGDL encoded by the coding sequence GTGACGGATTCGGTGCTGCTCGACGCTGGTGTGGTCAACCGTTGCCGGCGGAGGGTGCACCTGGAGCACGATCCCGGCATGCGGGACGTCCCGAGAGCCGCACCGGATCCCACCGGCCAGCAGCGCAAGGCGGACGCGACCGCGCACCGCCGTGCGGTCGCCGACCGGGTCGCGCGCCTGGTCGGGCCGGACTGGATGGAGATCCCCGCCGGGCCCGACCTGCGCGGAACCGACCGCGAACAGGCGACGCAGGCGATGCTGACCGCCGGTGCCCGGTTCATCTGGGCGGCGCAGCTGCCCAGGGATCCGCTCGGCGGACGGCGCGGCTCGATCGACCTGCTGGTCAAGAGCGACAAGGGCTACGTGCCCGTGCTGGTCGTCCGGCACAAGGTGACCGACCCCGGCCAGGGTGCCCGCACGTCGCCGCTGGGCGAGCCGATGCCGAACGGCAGCCGGGTCGATCCGCTGCGCAAGATCCGGCCGCAGCCCCGTGACCAGATGCGTCTCGCCCACGCGTGGCGGATGCTGCAGGCCTCCGGGCACGCCGCGGCCGGGCGCGCGATCGGCGGCGTGATCGGGCTGGACGCGGACGTCGTGGCGTGGCACGACCTGGAGGCGCCGACGTGGCCGGGCGGCCGGACCGCGCTGTCGGAGTACGACAACAGGTTCTCCGACCGGCTGGCTGTGGCGGCCGCGGCCGCAAACGGCAACCAGCCGCTGGCCAGGCCGTCGCGGATCCTGGAGTGCCGCAGCTGCCCGTGGTGGCCGGTGTGCGAGGTGACGTTGCTGGACAAGCGCGACGTCAGCCTGGTGGCCAGGGGCGAGGACGCGGTGACCCTGCGGGCCATGGGCGTGATGACCGTCGACGACCTGGCGAAAGTCCCGGTGGGCACGGACCTGCAACTGGTCGGGCTGCCCTCGGACGACGCGATCGCGCTGGCCAAGGCGTGGCTGAAGGACCTCACCATGGTCCGCCGGGTGCCCGAGGTGGTCGTGCCCCGCGCGGACGTCGAAGTCGACGTGGACATGGAGAGCTTCGGCGACGCGGGCGCGTACATGTGGGGAGTGCTGCTCAGCGGTGTGGATGTCGGTGAACGGCAGGGGTATCGCGCGTTCGTGACGTGGGATCCGTTGCCCACCAGGGACGAGGGCCGCTCGTTCGCCGAGTTCTGGGAATGGCTGATGGGGGTGCGCCTGCGGGCCCGCGCCCGTGGCCTGACCTTCCGCGCCTACTGCTACAACGAGCTCGCCGAGAACCGGTGGCTGCTGGCGTCCGCCCGGCGGTTCAAGGGCATGCCGGGCATCCCGACCGAGGCGCAGGTCCAGGACTTCATCGACTCGGACGGCTGGTTCGACCTGTTCCGCAGCGTCCAGGAGCAGTTCCTGTGCGCGCAGGGCAAAGGCCTCAAGATCATCGCCCCGGCCGCGGGCTTCTCCTGGCGCGACCCGGAAGCCAGCGGCGAGAACTCCATGCGCTGGTACCGCGACGCGGTCGGCATGGACGGCGCCGAACCGCAACCGGACCAGCGGACCCGGCTGATCGAGTACAACGAGGACGACGTGACAGCGACGATGACCTTGCGGAACTGGATGTCCGCACCGGAGGTCCACGACATCCCGTTCGTCGGGGACTTGTAG
- a CDS encoding sarcosine oxidase subunit gamma gives MTVEDLRRSPLADYPGVTEIPFLTMVDVRVPPAGDAAARISARLGGPLPVVPNSVVQAGARHILWLGPDEWLVVGPDGDSELAGMFPEAVDVSANRTTIEVRSRDLLEHGCTVDLHPRAFHAGRCAQTTIARTQVILWQTSDEPVYRLLVRASFATYLADWLSDASGS, from the coding sequence GTGACGGTTGAGGACCTGCGTCGGAGCCCCTTGGCGGACTACCCGGGCGTCACCGAGATCCCGTTCCTGACCATGGTCGACGTCCGCGTCCCGCCTGCGGGCGACGCGGCGGCACGGATCAGCGCCCGGCTCGGCGGGCCGCTGCCGGTGGTGCCGAACTCCGTGGTGCAAGCCGGTGCCAGGCACATCCTCTGGCTCGGCCCGGACGAGTGGCTGGTGGTCGGCCCGGACGGCGACAGCGAGCTGGCCGGGATGTTCCCCGAAGCCGTCGACGTCTCGGCCAACCGGACGACGATCGAGGTGCGCAGCCGTGACCTGCTGGAACACGGCTGCACAGTGGACCTGCACCCGCGGGCGTTCCACGCGGGCCGCTGCGCGCAGACCACGATCGCCCGGACACAGGTGATCCTCTGGCAGACGTCGGACGAGCCGGTCTACCGGTTGCTGGTACGGGCGTCGTTCGCGACCTACTTGGCGGACTGGTTGTCCGACGCCTCGGGGAGTTGA
- a CDS encoding 2Fe-2S iron-sulfur cluster-binding protein — protein sequence MRLARGGEIDRTRPLTFTLDGVEYSGFEGDTVASAMLANGIVQVAPSLYRQRPRGIFSAGVEEPNALVQVGAEPSRQATTVRLRAGLTARTLSGVGRLTPEPEQHRYDKRFTHTDVLVIGAGPAGRTAARTAAAGGARVILVGAGLPELSDPSGNVKSRGPLGGIGDVGGAAQLRVLSGATAFGYYDSNYVLVAHERTLWHVRARRVILATGAHEQPIVFENNDRPGIMLAGAVRKYITRYAVLPGRKAVVFTTNDSAYATVAALVQAGAEVTVVDSRPIPPDLAPKGVEVISDLVTTTEGHDRVTAVSTQDRRIECDLLAVSGGWQPAVHLFSQSRGSLRWNGQAFVPDAPAQANRVVGAANGTFDTRAALIEAADAGVEAAAAVGYPVEPPPLPAVQEREITPGNPVWLVPGDPANQFVDLQRDAAVADVRRAVGAGMRSPEHVKRYTTIGTGTDQGRTSNIPALGVIASVLGTTPGDLGTTTFRAPSVPVSFALMAGRDRGRLHDPIRTTPIHSWHVANGAEFENVGHWKRPWFYPKPGEDMETAVLRECRAARTGVGMQDASTLGKIEVVGPDAGEFLNRMYTNAFKKLAVGSARYGMMCKADGMVFDDGVTMRLADDRYHVTTTTGGAANVLDWFEEWSQTEWPELDVTFTSVTEQWSTIAVAGPRSRAVIGLVAPDLDVAAGAFPFMTFRETTLHNGIPARIARISFSGELAYEVNVPGWYGLAAWEAIHEEGKPYGITPYGTETMHVLRAEKGFPIVGQDTDGTVTPHDLGMSWIVSKQKDFVGKRSLRRPDTARPDRKHLVGLLPVDPGQLLPEGAQLVTPDAPMTPPVPMEGHVTSSYRSAALDRTFALALISNGRNRIGETLLAPLGDRVIAAVVTEPVFYDKEGARRDG from the coding sequence ATGAGGCTGGCGCGGGGTGGCGAGATCGACCGCACGAGACCGCTCACGTTCACGCTGGACGGCGTCGAGTACTCGGGCTTCGAGGGGGACACGGTGGCGTCGGCCATGCTGGCCAACGGAATCGTGCAGGTCGCGCCGTCGCTGTACCGGCAGCGGCCACGTGGGATCTTCTCCGCTGGTGTCGAGGAACCGAACGCGTTGGTCCAGGTCGGCGCCGAGCCTTCTCGCCAAGCGACGACGGTCCGACTGCGCGCGGGTCTCACGGCACGGACGTTGTCCGGCGTCGGCCGTCTCACCCCTGAACCTGAACAACACCGCTACGACAAGCGGTTCACGCACACTGACGTCCTGGTCATCGGCGCGGGCCCGGCCGGTCGCACGGCCGCGCGCACCGCGGCTGCCGGTGGCGCTCGCGTCATCCTCGTCGGCGCAGGACTCCCGGAATTGTCAGACCCCTCCGGTAACGTGAAATCAAGGGGTCCCCTTGGGGGAATTGGTGATGTGGGCGGGGCTGCCCAGCTCAGGGTGCTGAGTGGGGCGACGGCGTTCGGGTACTACGACAGCAACTACGTGCTCGTGGCGCACGAGCGGACCTTGTGGCACGTCCGGGCGCGCCGGGTGATCCTGGCAACCGGCGCGCACGAGCAGCCGATCGTGTTCGAGAACAACGACCGGCCCGGGATCATGCTGGCCGGTGCGGTCCGGAAGTACATCACCCGGTACGCGGTGCTACCCGGCCGCAAGGCGGTCGTGTTCACCACGAACGACAGCGCGTACGCGACCGTGGCCGCCCTGGTCCAAGCCGGTGCGGAGGTCACGGTCGTCGACTCGCGGCCGATCCCGCCCGACCTGGCGCCGAAGGGTGTCGAGGTGATCAGTGACCTGGTCACGACCACCGAGGGCCACGACCGGGTCACCGCCGTGTCCACTCAGGACCGCCGGATCGAGTGCGACCTGCTCGCGGTGTCCGGTGGGTGGCAGCCCGCGGTGCACCTGTTCAGCCAGTCCCGCGGCTCGTTGCGGTGGAACGGCCAAGCGTTCGTCCCGGACGCCCCGGCGCAGGCCAATCGCGTGGTGGGCGCCGCCAACGGGACCTTCGACACCAGGGCGGCGTTGATCGAGGCGGCCGACGCGGGCGTCGAAGCCGCTGCGGCCGTGGGGTATCCCGTCGAACCGCCACCGCTGCCCGCCGTGCAGGAACGGGAGATCACCCCGGGCAACCCGGTGTGGCTGGTGCCCGGCGATCCGGCCAACCAGTTCGTGGACCTGCAGCGGGACGCGGCGGTCGCGGACGTCCGGCGCGCGGTCGGGGCCGGGATGCGCTCGCCGGAGCACGTCAAGCGGTACACGACCATCGGCACAGGCACTGACCAGGGCCGCACGTCGAACATCCCGGCGTTGGGCGTGATCGCCTCGGTGCTGGGCACGACACCGGGTGACCTCGGCACGACGACGTTCCGGGCGCCGTCCGTGCCGGTGTCGTTCGCGTTGATGGCCGGCCGTGACCGCGGCAGGCTGCACGATCCGATCCGCACCACACCGATCCACTCGTGGCACGTCGCGAACGGCGCCGAGTTCGAGAACGTCGGCCACTGGAAGCGGCCGTGGTTCTACCCGAAGCCCGGTGAGGACATGGAAACCGCTGTGCTGCGGGAATGCCGTGCCGCGCGGACCGGGGTCGGCATGCAGGACGCGAGCACGCTCGGCAAGATCGAAGTGGTCGGGCCGGACGCGGGCGAGTTCCTCAACCGCATGTACACCAACGCGTTCAAGAAGCTGGCGGTCGGTTCGGCGCGCTACGGGATGATGTGCAAGGCCGACGGGATGGTGTTCGACGACGGCGTGACCATGCGCCTCGCCGACGACCGCTACCACGTCACCACCACGACCGGCGGCGCGGCGAACGTGCTCGACTGGTTCGAGGAGTGGTCGCAGACCGAATGGCCGGAGCTGGACGTGACGTTCACGTCGGTGACCGAGCAGTGGTCGACGATCGCGGTCGCCGGCCCGCGCTCCCGTGCGGTGATCGGCCTCGTCGCGCCGGACCTCGATGTGGCAGCCGGGGCGTTCCCGTTCATGACCTTCCGGGAAACCACGCTGCACAACGGCATTCCCGCGCGGATCGCGCGGATCTCGTTCTCCGGTGAGCTCGCCTACGAGGTGAACGTGCCCGGCTGGTACGGCCTGGCCGCGTGGGAGGCGATCCACGAAGAAGGCAAGCCGTACGGCATCACGCCCTACGGAACGGAAACCATGCACGTGTTGCGGGCGGAGAAAGGTTTCCCGATCGTCGGGCAGGACACCGACGGCACGGTCACCCCGCACGACCTGGGGATGTCGTGGATCGTGTCCAAGCAGAAGGACTTCGTGGGCAAGCGTTCGCTCAGGCGCCCGGACACCGCGCGGCCCGACCGCAAGCACCTGGTCGGTCTGCTGCCCGTCGACCCGGGGCAGTTGCTGCCGGAAGGCGCGCAGCTGGTCACGCCGGACGCGCCGATGACGCCGCCCGTCCCGATGGAAGGGCACGTGACGTCGAGTTACCGCAGTGCGGCGCTGGACCGGACGTTCGCTCTCGCGTTGATCTCCAACGGCCGCAACCGGATCGGTGAGACGCTGCTGGCGCCGCTCGGCGACCGGGTGATCGCCGCGGTCGTGACCGAGCCGGTGTTCTACGACAAGGAAGGCGCGCGCCGTGACGGTTGA
- a CDS encoding sarcosine oxidase subunit delta, which yields MLLISCPWCGEREETEFHYGGQAFVAYPADPESLSDEEWAQYVFFRDNPKGDFAERWVHSAGCRRWFNTVRNTVTSEFQS from the coding sequence GTGCTGCTGATCAGTTGTCCCTGGTGCGGCGAGCGCGAGGAGACCGAGTTCCACTACGGCGGCCAGGCGTTCGTCGCGTACCCCGCCGACCCGGAGTCGCTGTCCGACGAGGAATGGGCGCAGTACGTGTTCTTCCGTGACAACCCCAAGGGCGACTTCGCTGAGCGGTGGGTGCACAGCGCTGGTTGCCGCCGCTGGTTCAACACCGTGCGCAACACCGTGACCAGCGAGTTCCAGTCATGA
- a CDS encoding sarcosine oxidase subunit beta family protein has protein sequence MEHPDWLWRTPEPKKSYDVVIVGAGGHGLATAYYLARNHGITNVAVLEKGWLAGGNMARNTTIIRSNYLWDESAGIYEHSLKLWEGLREDLEYDFLFSQRGVLNLAHTSQDVREGTRRVHANRLNGIDGEWLTPDELVEVCPIVNTSPDVRYPVLGGTWQPRAGIAKHDYVAWAFARKADRYGVDLIQGCEVTGFITDGNRVTGVETNRGPIHAGRIGLAAAGHTSVLTSTLGVRLPLQSHPLQALVSELLEPVHPTVVMSNHVHVYVSQAHKGELVMGAGIDSYNSYGQRGSVHVIEQQMAAALELFPIFAHAHLIRTWGGIVDVTPDASPIIGRTPVENLFVNCGWGTGGFKATPGVGWVFAHTLAHGEPHELNRPFTLERFTTGALIDEHGAAAVAH, from the coding sequence ATGGAGCACCCCGACTGGCTCTGGCGCACGCCCGAGCCGAAGAAGTCCTACGACGTCGTCATCGTCGGCGCGGGCGGGCACGGCCTGGCCACCGCCTACTACCTGGCACGCAACCACGGCATCACCAACGTCGCCGTGCTGGAGAAGGGCTGGCTGGCCGGCGGGAACATGGCCCGCAACACCACGATCATCCGGTCCAACTACCTGTGGGACGAGAGCGCGGGCATCTACGAGCACTCGTTGAAACTCTGGGAAGGCCTGCGGGAGGACCTGGAGTACGACTTCCTGTTCAGCCAGCGCGGTGTGCTGAACCTGGCGCACACGTCGCAGGACGTCCGTGAGGGCACGCGGCGGGTGCACGCCAACCGGCTCAACGGGATCGACGGCGAGTGGCTCACGCCGGACGAGCTCGTCGAGGTCTGCCCGATCGTGAACACCTCGCCGGACGTGCGTTATCCCGTGCTCGGCGGGACGTGGCAGCCGCGGGCCGGGATCGCCAAGCACGACTACGTGGCCTGGGCGTTCGCGCGCAAGGCCGACCGGTACGGCGTTGACCTGATCCAGGGCTGCGAGGTCACCGGCTTCATCACCGACGGCAACCGGGTGACCGGCGTCGAAACCAATCGCGGCCCGATCCACGCGGGGCGGATCGGGCTCGCGGCCGCCGGGCACACCAGCGTGCTCACGTCCACACTGGGCGTCCGGCTGCCGTTGCAAAGCCATCCGCTGCAAGCGCTTGTCTCGGAGTTGCTGGAGCCCGTGCACCCGACCGTGGTGATGTCCAACCACGTGCACGTCTACGTCAGCCAAGCGCACAAGGGTGAGCTGGTGATGGGCGCGGGCATCGACTCGTACAACTCGTACGGCCAGCGTGGTTCGGTGCACGTGATCGAGCAGCAGATGGCCGCCGCGCTGGAGCTGTTCCCGATCTTCGCGCACGCGCACCTGATCCGGACGTGGGGCGGAATCGTGGACGTCACACCGGACGCGTCGCCGATCATCGGCCGCACACCGGTGGAGAACCTGTTCGTCAACTGCGGCTGGGGCACGGGCGGGTTCAAGGCAACGCCCGGTGTCGGCTGGGTTTTCGCGCACACGCTCGCGCACGGCGAACCGCACGAGCTCAACAGGCCTTTCACGCTGGAGCGCTTCACCACCGGGGCGTTGATCGACGAACACGGCGCCGCCGCCGTGGCTCACTAG